A DNA window from Hydra vulgaris chromosome 13, alternate assembly HydraT2T_AEP contains the following coding sequences:
- the LOC136089542 gene encoding E3 SUMO-protein ligase KIAA1586-like, producing MSEHFVSKAHKLAVEHAKILKKQTFTACIDKMNEKFISSTTRIFNTVYSLAKRNRPFSDIESVIELQVKNGLDMGTGLHSRHSASKIVEHIAQETKKELFISIIKNNLKICTVIDEASTISSKSTLIVFIKVESSTVASSEISQIIFVNIVELDAQDANTIFQSLLGVLLGVGFNTNYLKLNLIGFCSDGASVMLDCKSGVSVRIKEMFLNVIIWHCLNHRLHLVLDDSIKNIKQVNHFKVFMEKINCIFHQSNKNQKELNDISQELSLDIIKIGRVLGPRWAACSLRSALAVWWSYPALYT from the coding sequence atgagtgAACATTTTGTATCAAAAGCACACAAACTAGCTGTTGAACATGCCaagatacttaaaaaacaaacttttacagCATGCATCGATAAGATGAacgaaaaatttattagttctACTACAAGAATCTTCAACACTGTTTACAGTCTAGCGAAAAGAAATCGTCCGTTTTCAGACATAGAAAGTGTAATAGAGCTTCAAGTAAAAAACGGGTTGGACATGGGAACCGGACTTCATTCTCGACATAGTGCAAGTAAGATAGTAGAGCATATCGCGcaagaaactaaaaaagaattgtttatatcaattattaagaataatttaaaaatttgtactgTTATTGACGAAGCTTCCACCATTTCCAGTAAATCAACGCTTATAGTTTTCATCAAAGTAGAATCTTCTACAGTAGCATCTTCTGAAATATCCCAAATAATATTCGTAAATATTGTGGAACTTGACGCACAAGATGCGAAtactatttttcaaagtttgttgGGTGTATTACTTGGTGTTGgatttaatacaaattatttaaaactgaatttaataGGATTCTGTTCTGACGGTGCTAGCGTAATGCTCGATTGTAAATCTGGAGTCAGCGTACGAATAAAAGAGATGTttctaaatgttattatttggCACTGTCTCAATCACCGCCTACATCTTGTTTTAGATGATtccataaaaaatatcaaacaggTTAATCACTTTAAAGTTTtcatggaaaaaataaattgtatttttcatCAAtctaataaaaaccaaaaagaaCTGAATGATATTTCCCAGGAGCTTAGTTTGGATATAATTAAGATTGGAAGAGTGTTAGGACCAAGATGGGCTGCGTGCAGCCTAAGATCTGCTCTTGCTGTATGGTGGAGCTATCCTGCTTTGTATACATAG